The following proteins come from a genomic window of Chelmon rostratus isolate fCheRos1 chromosome 23, fCheRos1.pri, whole genome shotgun sequence:
- the LOC121626629 gene encoding arfaptin-1-like, which translates to MMEEVEQRGGDSLASGVTEEETTPTEANSNCNHTDNSVTSCPAEAASEVTMETEQNKDLPVTPTSGPIVVQGNNKNPASEKLQRVRKWSITTYKCTRQALSEKLGRGSRTVDLDLEPRLELLKDDRERYENVTKLAQTLTNQLAQFTVTQKTLGDAFSELSLKTPKLHVEFGVNADAQKFLSKSGETLVEAIKAFTFDMNTLVNKTIEDTMINAKKYEAARIEYDAYRVDLEELNLGPRDAVTLPKLEQAQKDFQSQRERYQRIRDDLSVKVKLLEENKVKVLHNQLWLLHGAVAAHSLSCHSFLEQNIKQASEHLSSPDVVAPSWLEES; encoded by the exons atgatggaggaggtggagcagagaggaggcgaCAGCCTGGCGTCCggtgtcacagaggaggagaccaCTCCCACG gaagcaaacagtAACTGCAACCACACAGACAACagtgtcacttcctgtccagctgAAGCCGCGTCTGAGGTCACCATGGAAACCGAGCAGAACAAAG ACCTTCCAGTGACACCAACAAGTGGACCCATAGTGGTTCAAGGCAACAACAAGAACCCAGCCAgtgagaagctgcagagagtCCGCAAGTGGAGCATCACCACCTACAAG TGCACCCGGCAGGCTCTTTCAGAGAAGCTCGGTCGTGGATCTCGTACGGTGGATCTGGACCTGGAGCCTCGCCTCGAGCTGCTCAAAGACGACCGAGAGCGCTACGAAAACGTGACCAAGCTGGCTCAGACGCTGACCAATCAGCTCGCTCAGTTCACAGTTACCCAGAAGACCCTGGGGGACGCCTTCAGCGAGCTCAGCCTCAAAACACCAAAACTTCAT gtgGAGTTTGGTGTGAATGCGGATGCTCAGAAGTTTCTGTCTAAGAGCGGTGAGACTCTGGTGGAGGCCATTAAAGCCTTCACGTTCGACATGAACACTCTGGTCAACAAAACCATCGAGGACACCATGATCAACGCCAAGAAGTACGAGGCTGCCAG GATCGAGTATGATGCATACCGGGTCGACCTGGAGGAGCTGAACCTGGGGCCCCGGGACGCCGTCACCCTGCCCAAACTGGAGCAGGCCCAGAAAGACTTCCAGAGCCAGAGGGAGAGGTACCAGAGGATCAGAGACGACCTGTCCGTCAAAGtcaagctgctggaggagaacaaG GTCAAAGTCCTCCATAACCAGTTGTGGCTGCTCCACGGCGCCGTCGCGGCTCACAGTTTATCGTGTCACAGCTTCCTGGAGCAAAACATCAAGCAGGCCAGCGAACACCTCAGCAGCCCTGACGTGGTCGCCCCCTCCTGGCTGGAAGAAAGTTGA
- the LOC121626282 gene encoding histone H3-like — protein MARTKQTARKSTGGKAPRKQLATKAARKSAPATGGVKKPHRYRPGTVALREIRRYQKSTELLIRKLPFQRLVREIAQDFKTDLRFQSSAVMALQESSEAYLVGLFEDTNLCAIHAKRVTIMPKDIQLARRIRGERA, from the coding sequence atGGCCAGGACCAAGCAGACCGCCCGTAAATCCACCGGAGGAAAAGCGCCCAGGAAGCAGCTGGCGACTAAAGCTGCCCGTAAGAGCGCTCCCGCCACCGGCGGAGTGAAGAAGCCCCATCGCTACAGGCCCGGTACCGTGGCTCTGAGAGAGATCCGCCGCTACCAGAAGTCCACCGAGCTGCTGATCCGCAAGCTGCCCTTCCAGCGTCTGGTCAGGGAGATCGCCCAGGACTTCAAGACCGACCTGCGCTTCCAGAGCTCGGCCGTCATGGCCCTGCAGGAGTCCAGCGAGGCTTACCTGGTCGGCCTGTTCGAGGACACCAACCTGTGCGCCATCCACGCCAAGAGGGTCACCATCATGCCCAAAGACATCCAGCTGGCCCGCCGCATCCGTGGAGAGAGGGCTTAA
- the LOC121626292 gene encoding histone H2A-like, translated as MTGRGKTGAGKVKAKAKSRSSRAGLQFPVGRVHRLLRKGYYAERIGAGAPVYLAAVLEYLTAEILELAGNAARDNKKTRIIPRHLQLAVRNDEELNKLLGGVTIAQGGVLPNIQAVLLPKKTDKVAKK; from the coding sequence ATGACTGGACGCGGAAAAACCGGTGCCGGTAAGGTAAAAGCCAAGGCCAAGAGCCGTTCATCCCGCGCTGGGCTTCAGTTCCCGGTGGGTCGAGTCCACAGACTCCTGAGGAAGGGTTACTACGCTGAGCGTATCGGTGCTGGAGCTCCGGTCTACCTGGCGGCTGTGCTCGAGTATCTGACAGCTGAGATCCTGGAGCTGGCAGGAAACGCCGCCCGCGACAACAAGAAGACCAGGATCATCCCGCGCCACCTGCAGCTGGCTGTCCGCAACGACGAGGAGCTCAACAAGCTGCTGGGCGGAGTGACCATCGCTCAGGGCGGTGTGCTGCCTAACATCCAGGCGGTGCTGCTGCCCAAGAAGACCGATAAGGTCGCCAAGAAGTAA
- the LOC121626680 gene encoding histone H2B 1/2-like produces MPEVAKISRKGSKKAASKANKNGRKKKRPRKESYAIYVYKVLKQVHPDTGISSKAMGIMNSFVSDIFERIAGEASRLAHYNKRSTITSREIQTAVRLLLPGELAKHAVSEGTKAVTKYTSSK; encoded by the coding sequence ATGCCGGAGGTAGCTAAGATTTCAAGGAAGGGCTCGAAGAAAGCTGCCTCCAAAGCCAACAAGAAcggcaggaagaagaagagaccCAGAAAGGAGAGCTATGCAATCTACGTGTACAAGGTCCTGAAGCAGGTCCACCCCGACACCGGCATCTCCTCCAAAGCTATGGGCATCATGAACTCTTTTGTGAGTGACATCTTTGAGCGCATCGCTGGCGAGGCGTCCCGCCTGGCCCACTACAACAAGCgctccaccatcacctccagGGAGATCCAGACCGCAGTCCGACTGCTGCTGCCCGGAGAGCTGGCCAAGCACGCCGTGTCTGAAGGCACCAAGGCCGTGACCAAGTACACCAGCTCCAAGTAA
- the LOC121626679 gene encoding Fc receptor-like protein 5: MEVAALSLLLLLNSLDSGSARVSLTVTPRRSQFFKYESFSVSCNKEGEEEEEMTGWRVMKSMEDGEVQSCPPPCSISTAFPATDSGSYWCETARGETSNTVNITVTGGSVILESPVLPVMEGDNVTLNCRLRFKTSACDLTADFYKDGLLIGTSPTGNMTLHSVSWSDEGPYKCDVCGSGGSPQSWLTVTAPPAVQDAPAPQLSALRLVRHLVVAAPYLISTILLVLIYRDRPRAQHSTKRRQTCNDVRMEMAS; this comes from the exons ATGGAGGTAGCAGCTCtatctctgcttctct TGCTGAACTCTCTGGATTCTGGTTCGGCTCGAG TCTCTCTGACAGTCACCCCCAGACGATCGCAGTTCTTTAAATATGAGAGTTTCTCTGTGAGCTGCAacaaggagggggaggaggaggaagagatgacGGGATGGAGAGTGATGAAGAGCATGGAGGATGGAGAG GTGCAGTCATGTCCACCCCCGTGCTCCATCTCTACCGCCTTCCCTGCCACAGACAGCGGGTCGTACTGGTGTGAAACTGCACGGGGAGAAACCAGTAACACCGTCAACATCACCGTCACTG GCGGTTCTGTGATCCTGGAGAGTCCAGTTCTTCCTGTGATGGAGGGAGACAACGTGACGCTGAACTGCAGACTCAGATTCAAGACTTCTGCCTGTGACCTCACGGCTGATTTCTACAAAGACGGCCTCCTCATCGGGACCAGCCCCACAGGAAACATGACCCTCCACAGCGTTTCCTGGTCCGACGAAGGACCCTACAAGTGTGACGTCTGCGGGTCTGGAGGATCACCGCAGAGCTGGCTGACTGTCACAG CGCCACCTGCAGTCCAGGATGCTCCAGCTCCCCAGCTGTCTGCCTTAAGACTGGTTCGTCACCTGGTTGTAGCGGCTCCTTACCTGATCTCCACCATCTTACTGGTACTCATATACAGAGACAGACCCAGAG CGCAGCACAGCACTAAACGAAGACAAACATGTAACGATGTCAGAATGGAAATGGCTTCATAG
- the LOC121626678 gene encoding type II inositol 3,4-bisphosphate 4-phosphatase-like — protein sequence MKMRRTKLRVNKSQLLFLSNDETSGNFQKEGTLRVGRQERAVDVFSSVSDLTERFCRLRGNLLFILKTQGGELEEVLLLERCEVMKLPDDDRRLAVSFESGGPLVLLESSSSADCVSWLVVLRDASTEMLRRRITHLRSLIDTHGIRHTQRHTHAASGCSRGEGNLQDAGGAGGVEPPAKVSPLHLSVGVVTMAARVQVQVCVIDTHTHTVRKSCCAEVVQGPDVFLTSVCFRGDYPLYHHSRIKITVYHEEEPTTHTTSFLGFTSFSIRDLLGSKEPHISLSLRTMDGVNEVGEVKVSRLQVEGESEDKSPPEHKCPALCDSLHSCVHDKENSPLMRAVLCAQVCKVYRFQTENQRWLLVREQMSETALSFSLPKQLLSALIHEHTSRVQEVRELGDLSPHWDGLRHDVVDHCSHLIGCYQETLAELDKLSASSCFKSSSSKSDKHLQFVPTNLHCQRMEVTGPDSAGVWYEVMTFGAPADHHQSFKHGGLKRLLSKHTKRRDSSVSYSRDESSRARQLLASVAHLQPLVFGLAEELLSVSLELNAARLQQVLDGLTQQTELFVHALKDELVKSALLAIHNECSADCNSSHVHSNGLICDIAPANLEGQTSLWQLETSRQDAEYDDEEWDRTWANVAMSLNCIIVMGDRLQGRADRPQELTSSEQQETTRDTNSQNSASSSVSSASSWQEQLLPLVVTLRDCVREAVGKARAAMTFVVLQGAVSSTVSQGPAQIVQRRHAVFSQALSAVVCGFMLKLFGGLEDPEFLQQLHSVGVLAQFEGLLSTYGDELGMLEDMEVGVADLSGVAFTVTKAKTEQPDDLLPTLSGAWGSLVVEVPLPLETFRSLPRELKEGHLIQVHPVLFNIGINQQQSLAERFGDSSLQERVNQQSCERLRAYCSTLTDRLPDAAGLQSLSELLSSLERSVETRKRKNVEVLWVAATVCRKVNGVRLTSCKSAKDRTAMSVTLEQCVLLRERHTLGQQHFSTALDCMRRDGCRMENVQKNVGSRKFAFSGVQLLTFPKLYRPPDGSFG from the exons atgaagatgaggaggacgaAGCTGAGGGTGAACAAGagccagctgctgtttctgtccaATGACGAAACATCTGGAAACTTCCAGAAAGAAGGAACGCTGCGAGTGGGCCGACAGGAGAGAG CCGTAGAtgtgttctcctctgtctcagATCTGACGGAGAGGTTCTGTCGGCTGAGAGGAAACCTGCTGTTCATCCTGAAGACACAG GGTggtgagctggaggaggtgctgctgttggagagATGTGAAGTCATGAAGCTTCCAGACGATGACAGACGACTGGCTGTCA gCTTCGAGAGCGGCGGCCCTCTTGTCCTCCTGgagtccagcagctctgcagattGTGTTTCCTGGCTCGTCGTCCTGAGAGACGCCAGCACTGAGATGCTGAGGCGACGCATCACACATCTCCGCTCGCTCATCGACACGCACGGCATCCGGCACACgcagcgacacacacacgctgcttcGGGCTGCAGCAGGGGAGAAGGAAACCTGCAGGATGCTGGAGGTGCAG GTGGAGTCGAACCCCCTGCTAAAGTTTCTCCACTGCACCTGAGTGTCG GTGTGGTTACCATGGCAGCCAGAGTCCAGGTTCAAGTTTGTGTAatcgacacacacactcacacagtcaggAAGTCCTGCTGCGCTGAGGTAGTGCAG GGACCGGATGTGTTTctaacatcagtgtgtttccgTGGCGACTATCCTCTCTACCATCACAGCAGGATCAAAATCACCGTGTACCACGAAGAGGAGCCGACAACCCACAccaca AGTTTTCTGGGTTTCACCTCGTTCTCCATCAGAGATCTGCTCGGGTCCAAGGAGCCTCACATCTCCCTGAGCCTCAG GACGATGGATGGCGTGAACGAGGTCGGGGAGGTGAAGGTGTCCCGCCtgcaggtggagggagagagcgaggatAAAAGCCCTCCAGAACACAAG tGTCCTGCGCTGTGCGACAGTCTTCACAGCTGTGTCCACGACAAAGAGAACAGTCCATTGATGAGAGCAG TGCTGTGTGCCCAGGTGTGCAAGGTGTACAGGTTTCAGACGGAGAATCAAAGATGGCTGCTGGTCCGGGAACAGATGTCAGAGACGgcgctctctttttctttgccaaAACAGCTACTGAGCGCGCTCATACACGAGCACAcgagcag agtcCAGGAAGTGAGGGAGCTGGGTGACCTTTCTCCCCACTGGGACGGACTCCGCCACGACGTCGTCGACCACTGTAGCCACCTGATTGGCTGCTATCAGGAAACGCTTGCTGAGCTCGACAAGCTCTCAG CCTCGTCCTGTTTCAAGTCGAGCAGCAGTAAATCAGACAAACACCTTCAGTTTGTTCCAACCAACCTGCACTGTCAGAGGATGGAGGTCACCGGTCCAGACAGCGCGG GCGTGTGGTACGAGGTCATGACGTTCGGCGCTCCGGCCGACCACCACCAGTCCTTCAAACATGGCGGTCTGAAGAGACTGCTGAGCAAACACACCAAGCGCAGAGACAG CTCCGTCTCTTACTCCCGGGACGAGAGCTCCAGAGCGAGGCAGCTGCTGGCCAGCGTGGCCCACCTGCAGCCTCTGGTCTTCGGGCTGGCTGAGGAGCTGCTGTCCGTCTCTCTGGAGCTGAACGCCGCCCGGCTGCAGCAGGTCCTGGACGGCCTGACTCAGCAG ACAGAACTATTTGTTCACGCACTCAAAGACGAGCTGGTGAAAAGCGCCCTGTTGGCGATCCACAACGAGTGCTCGGCCGACTGCAACAGCAGCCACGTCCACAGCAACGGGTTAATCTGTGACATCGCGCCGGCCAATCTGGAGGGACAGACCTCGCTATGGCAACTGGAAACTAGCCGGCAGGACGCGGAGTACGACGATGAAGAATGG gacAGGACGTGGGCGAATGTTGCCATGAGCCTCAACTGCATCATCGTCATGGGCGACCGGCTGCAGGGGCGGGCGGACCGCCCACAGGAACTGACATCATCAGAACAGCAGGAAACTACCAGGGACACAAACTCTCAGAACTCCG cgtcctcctccgtctcctctgcGTCCTCCTGGCAGGAGCAGCTGCTCCCCCTGGTGGTCACTCTCAGAGACTGCGTGCGCGAGGCCGTGGGGAAGGCCCGAGCCGCCATGACCTTCGTGGTCCTGCAGGGGGCGGTGTCCTCGACGGTCTCCCAGGGACCGGCACAGATCGTCCAGAGACGCCACGCCGTCTTCAGCCAGgcg CTCTCGGCAGTCGTCTGTGGTTTCATGTTGAAGCTGTTTGGAGGTCTGGAGGATCCCGagttcctgcagcagctgcactctGTCGGAGTCCTGGCTCAGTTTGAAGGCCTGCTCAGCACCTAcg gtgacGAGCTGGGGATGCTGGAGGACATGGAGGTGGGTGTGGCAGACCTGAGCGGTGTTGCGTTCACTGTCACCAAGGCTAAAACAGAACAACCGGACGACCTGCTGCCAACGCTCAGTGGAGCAtg GGGCAGTTTGGTTGTTGAGGTCCCGTTGCCCCTGGAGACCTTCAGGTCGTTGCCACGGGAACTGAAAGAGGGGCATTTGATACAAGTTCATCCTGTCCTCTTCAACATTGGAATTAACCAGCAGCAGAGTCTGGCagagag GTTTGGCGACAGCTCGCTGCAGGAGAGAGTGAACCAACAGAGCTGCGAGCGCCTCAGAGCGTACTGCAGCACGCTGACGGACAGGCTGCCTGACGCGG CTGGCCTCCAGTcactgtcagagctgctgtcctctctgGAACGCAGCGTAgaaaccaggaagaggaagaacgTGGAGGTCCTGTGGGTCGCTGCTACG gtgtgccGTAAGGTGAACGGCGTGCGTCTGACCAGCTGTAAGAGTGCGAAGGACCGCACAGCGATGTCGGTGACTCTGGagcagtgtgtgctgctgagggAGCGACACACACTCGGCCAGCAACACTTCAGCACCGCGCTCGACTGCATGAGGAG ggatGGTTGCAGGATGGAGAACGTCCAGAAGAACGTGGGCAGCAGGAAGTTCGCCTTCAGCGGCGTTCAGCTCCTCACTTTCCCTAAACTGTACAGACCTCCAGACGGCAGCTTCGGatga